The following coding sequences are from one Microbacterium sp. SSM24 window:
- the sepH gene encoding septation protein SepH, with protein sequence MEQLKVIGTEDDSLVLATESGERFVLAVDEVLRIELRKARRERDGETQGARPSPREIQSHIRAGLSADEVASLLGARVEDVIRFEGPVLAEREHVVGQALAVPVLLGGDFDSDTNPTFGAAVRAKLADAGAIAERWTSWKDHTGWIVKLEFTANDVDHDARWGFDPRRSTLSPLNADAIQLSRQGSLPDGLIPRLRALDTAPAKDDTRFDSGAFGPRKLPDADLQSPDLPAPAAAAVQQAAIKRADEPVATSAETADLLEALRRRRGQREPLPGTEESASSRSHSPVALFDALEPGYDEAPVDDDDEDIDFDSPPTVAEVAEAGRRKGRTSMPSWDEIVFGARTED encoded by the coding sequence ATGGAACAGCTCAAGGTGATCGGAACCGAGGACGACAGTCTCGTCCTGGCGACCGAGTCCGGCGAGAGGTTCGTACTCGCCGTCGACGAGGTACTGCGCATCGAGCTGCGCAAAGCGCGCCGTGAGCGCGACGGCGAGACGCAGGGCGCGCGTCCGAGCCCCCGCGAGATCCAGTCGCACATCCGTGCCGGACTGTCCGCCGACGAGGTCGCGAGCCTGCTCGGCGCGCGCGTCGAGGACGTCATCCGGTTCGAAGGCCCCGTGCTCGCCGAGCGCGAGCATGTCGTCGGCCAGGCGTTGGCGGTCCCCGTGCTGCTCGGCGGCGATTTCGATTCGGACACCAATCCCACCTTCGGGGCGGCGGTGCGCGCCAAGCTGGCCGATGCGGGAGCGATCGCGGAGCGCTGGACCAGCTGGAAGGATCACACCGGCTGGATCGTGAAGCTCGAGTTCACCGCGAACGACGTGGACCACGACGCGCGCTGGGGGTTCGATCCCCGACGCAGCACGCTCTCCCCGCTCAACGCCGATGCGATCCAGTTGTCGAGACAGGGTTCGCTCCCGGACGGCCTGATCCCGCGCCTGCGCGCGCTCGACACCGCTCCGGCGAAGGACGACACCCGCTTCGACAGCGGCGCGTTCGGCCCTCGGAAGCTTCCCGACGCCGACCTCCAATCGCCCGACCTTCCCGCTCCGGCAGCGGCTGCCGTTCAACAGGCGGCCATCAAACGTGCGGACGAGCCGGTGGCCACGTCCGCCGAGACGGCCGATCTGCTCGAGGCTCTTCGGCGCCGCCGCGGTCAGCGTGAGCCGCTGCCCGGTACCGAGGAATCGGCATCGAGTCGATCGCACTCCCCCGTGGCGCTGTTCGATGCGCTCGAGCCCGGCTATGACGAAGCTCCTGTCGACGACGACGACGAGGACATCGACTTCGATTCGCCGCCGACCGTCGCCGAAGTCGCCGAGGCGGGGCGTCGCAAGGGCCGTACTTCGATGCCGTCCTGGGACGAGATCGTCTTCGGCGCTCGCACCGAGGACTGA
- a CDS encoding alkaline phosphatase family protein, with amino-acid sequence MSLSLPADPPRARSLTGVVPQLSAALDGRSDWFAPATSAVILVVDGLGAINLAARAGHARFLAQAGTKKDVARTVFPSTTASALTSLLTATAPGAHGIVGYRARVPGTDDVINQLRGWDTDGLPQSWQRSVPLTSSSGRPFFTVTKREYAGTGFTAATQAGAEFHGVDDLVERFETAADLASRTPGSLVYLYAPELDGIGHRRGWESDEWLVGLERMDAAARILAESLAPGVGAIVTADHGMVDVPRHRHILLHDDDPLLDGVHLIGGEPRMLHLYAEPGEAQAVLHNWRVAEASRSWVMSRSELIASGLMGPVDAEVAPRIGDVIVAARSNVVYYDDRLADKGPQKMVGQHGSLTPEERVVPLLRLGAFA; translated from the coding sequence ATGTCCCTCAGCCTACCCGCGGACCCGCCGCGAGCCCGGAGCCTCACCGGTGTCGTGCCGCAGTTGTCGGCGGCGCTCGACGGCCGTTCGGACTGGTTCGCCCCCGCCACGAGCGCGGTGATCCTCGTCGTCGACGGACTCGGCGCGATCAACCTCGCCGCACGCGCGGGGCACGCGCGCTTCCTCGCCCAGGCCGGCACGAAGAAGGATGTCGCGCGCACGGTGTTCCCCTCGACGACGGCATCCGCTCTCACGAGCCTGCTGACGGCGACGGCGCCAGGTGCGCACGGCATCGTCGGCTACCGTGCGCGCGTGCCCGGCACCGACGACGTGATCAATCAGCTGCGCGGCTGGGACACCGACGGCCTGCCGCAGTCGTGGCAGCGGTCGGTGCCGCTCACGTCGTCGTCCGGACGGCCCTTCTTCACCGTGACGAAGCGCGAGTACGCCGGAACGGGCTTCACGGCGGCGACGCAGGCGGGCGCGGAGTTCCACGGCGTGGACGACCTCGTCGAGCGCTTCGAGACGGCCGCGGACCTGGCATCCCGCACTCCCGGCTCACTCGTCTACCTCTACGCCCCTGAGCTCGACGGCATCGGACACCGCCGCGGCTGGGAGTCGGACGAGTGGCTCGTGGGCCTCGAACGAATGGATGCCGCCGCCCGCATCCTCGCCGAATCACTCGCTCCGGGCGTCGGCGCGATCGTGACCGCCGACCACGGAATGGTGGATGTGCCGAGGCACCGCCACATCCTGCTGCATGACGACGACCCGCTGCTCGACGGGGTGCACCTGATCGGCGGAGAGCCGCGGATGCTGCACCTCTACGCCGAGCCGGGCGAGGCTCAGGCCGTGCTGCACAACTGGCGGGTTGCCGAGGCATCCCGATCCTGGGTCATGTCCCGCAGTGAGCTGATCGCATCAGGACTCATGGGCCCGGTGGATGCCGAGGTCGCCCCGCGGATCGGAGACGTGATCGTGGCCGCGCGATCGAACGTCGTCTACTACGACGACCGCCTCGCCGACAAAGGGCCGCAGAAGATGGTCGGGCAACACGGCTCGCTCACTCCGGAGGAGCGGGTGGTCCCGTTGCTGCGCCTCGGGGCGTTCGCCTGA
- a CDS encoding DNA topoisomerase (ATP-hydrolyzing) subunit A, whose protein sequence is MPASRTESTPIDHGRIEDVDVATEMQGSFLEYAYSVIYSRALPDARDGLKPVQRRILFQMADMGLRPDRGHVKSARVVGEVMGKLHPHGDAPIYDALVRLAQPFSLRVPLVDGHGNFGSLDDGPAAPRYTEARLAAPALALTENLDEDVVDFIPNYDGQFQQPEVLPAAYPNLLVNGATGIAVGMATNMAPHNLIEVVGAAIHLLDNPEATVDELMEFVPGPDLPSGGIIVGLDGIKDAYEKGRGSFRTRAKVSVESLGPRRTGIVVTELPYLVGPERIIEKIKDAVNAKKLQGIADVTDLTDRHHGLRLVIGIKTGFDPQAVLEHLYRLTPLEDSFSINNVALVEGQPQTLGLRELLRVYLAHRLSVVTRRSAYRLARRKERLHLVEGLLVAIVDIDEVIQVIRTSDDGEAARTRLMDVFDLSEAQAEYILELRLRRLTRFSRIELEAERDKLKAEITELEELLGSEVLLRAQVARELDVAAETYGTPRRTLLLNGGPVAPRSRAAAAAADLQIADTPCRVFLSATGRMVRAELAADAPNGGIVPPSRRAKHDAIRAWVDSTTRGDVGAVTSHGRLIRFSPVDLPSVPGNSVQLAAGTRADQYLGLGSGEHVVAVVPLEDGPPIAIGTLHGTVKRVAASELGTKHDIEIIALRDGDRVVGAAPASDGAELVFVASDAQLLRFDAASVRPQGRSAGGMAGIRLGDGAEVIAFTVVGASAFDAVVVTVAGSGAALAGTDAGSAKVSAFTEFPAKGRATGGVRAQRFLKGEDALTHAWIGTEPRAVGADGATRALPEPGAKRDASGTPLDGVIGAIGTGIR, encoded by the coding sequence ATGCCCGCATCCCGCACCGAATCCACCCCCATCGACCACGGCCGCATCGAAGACGTCGATGTCGCCACCGAGATGCAGGGGTCCTTCCTCGAGTACGCGTACTCGGTCATCTACTCCCGGGCGCTGCCCGATGCCCGTGACGGGCTGAAGCCCGTCCAGCGCCGCATCCTCTTCCAAATGGCGGACATGGGCCTGCGGCCGGACCGCGGGCACGTGAAGAGCGCCCGCGTCGTCGGCGAGGTGATGGGAAAGCTCCACCCCCACGGCGACGCCCCCATCTACGACGCCCTCGTGCGCCTCGCGCAGCCGTTCTCGCTCCGCGTGCCCCTGGTCGACGGCCACGGCAACTTCGGATCGCTCGACGACGGCCCCGCCGCACCGCGCTACACGGAGGCCCGTCTCGCTGCGCCCGCGCTCGCACTGACCGAGAATCTCGACGAGGATGTCGTCGACTTCATCCCCAACTACGACGGGCAGTTCCAGCAGCCCGAGGTGCTCCCCGCTGCGTACCCGAACCTGCTGGTCAACGGCGCCACCGGCATCGCGGTCGGCATGGCGACGAACATGGCGCCCCACAATCTCATCGAGGTCGTGGGTGCGGCGATCCACCTGCTCGACAATCCCGAGGCGACCGTCGACGAGCTCATGGAGTTCGTCCCCGGGCCGGATCTCCCCTCCGGCGGCATCATCGTCGGCCTCGACGGGATCAAGGACGCCTACGAGAAGGGACGCGGTTCGTTCCGCACGCGCGCCAAGGTCTCCGTCGAGTCCCTCGGCCCGCGCCGCACCGGCATCGTCGTCACCGAACTCCCATACCTGGTCGGTCCCGAGCGGATCATCGAGAAGATCAAAGACGCCGTCAACGCCAAGAAGCTGCAGGGCATCGCCGACGTCACCGACCTCACCGACCGCCATCACGGCCTTCGCCTGGTGATCGGGATCAAGACGGGCTTCGACCCTCAGGCGGTGCTCGAGCACCTCTACCGGCTCACCCCGCTCGAGGACTCTTTCAGCATCAACAACGTCGCGCTCGTCGAAGGCCAGCCGCAGACCCTCGGGCTCCGCGAGCTGCTGCGCGTCTACCTCGCCCACAGGCTGAGCGTCGTGACGCGGCGAAGCGCCTACCGGCTGGCGCGTCGCAAGGAGCGGCTGCACCTCGTCGAGGGTCTGCTCGTCGCGATCGTCGACATCGACGAGGTCATCCAGGTCATCCGCACGTCCGACGACGGCGAGGCCGCGCGTACGCGCCTGATGGATGTCTTCGACCTGTCGGAAGCGCAAGCGGAGTACATCCTCGAGCTGCGTCTGCGCCGCCTCACGCGGTTCTCGCGCATCGAGCTCGAGGCCGAGCGCGACAAGCTCAAGGCCGAGATCACCGAGCTCGAGGAGCTCCTCGGCAGCGAGGTGCTGCTGCGTGCGCAGGTCGCACGCGAGCTCGACGTGGCCGCGGAGACGTACGGCACGCCCCGCCGCACCCTGCTGCTCAACGGCGGCCCCGTCGCACCTCGCTCCCGTGCGGCCGCCGCTGCCGCGGACCTGCAGATCGCCGACACGCCATGCCGCGTGTTCCTCTCCGCGACGGGCCGGATGGTGCGCGCCGAACTCGCCGCCGACGCCCCCAACGGCGGGATCGTCCCGCCGTCTCGCCGCGCGAAGCACGACGCGATCCGGGCGTGGGTCGACTCGACCACACGCGGCGACGTCGGCGCGGTCACGAGCCACGGCCGCCTCATCCGCTTCTCCCCCGTCGACCTTCCGTCCGTCCCTGGGAACTCCGTACAGCTCGCGGCGGGAACGCGTGCCGATCAGTACCTCGGACTCGGCTCGGGAGAGCACGTCGTCGCGGTCGTGCCGCTCGAGGATGGTCCGCCGATCGCGATCGGAACCCTGCACGGCACGGTGAAGCGCGTCGCCGCGTCCGAACTCGGCACCAAGCACGACATCGAGATCATCGCGCTGCGCGACGGTGACCGCGTCGTCGGTGCGGCGCCGGCATCCGACGGCGCGGAACTCGTCTTCGTGGCGAGCGACGCTCAGCTGCTCCGATTCGACGCGGCCTCGGTGCGCCCCCAAGGACGCTCTGCCGGCGGCATGGCGGGCATCCGCCTGGGCGACGGCGCCGAGGTCATCGCGTTCACCGTGGTGGGAGCATCCGCCTTCGATGCCGTCGTGGTGACCGTCGCCGGCTCGGGCGCCGCGCTGGCCGGAACGGATGCCGGAAGCGCCAAGGTGTCCGCGTTCACCGAGTTCCCGGCGAAGGGTCGTGCCACGGGCGGGGTCCGCGCGCAACGGTTCCTGAAGGGCGAGGACGCGCTCACACACGCGTGGATCGGTACGGAGCCGCGGGCCGTCGGCGCCGATGGAGCGACGCGCGCGCTGCCGGAACCGGGCGCGAAGCGCGATGCCTCGGGCACGCCGCTCGACGGTGTGATCGGCGCGATCGGAACCGGGATCCGCTGA
- a CDS encoding DNA gyrase/topoisomerase IV subunit B, which yields MTAEYSAHHLQVLEGLEAVRKRPGMYIGSTDSRGLMHCLWEIIDNSVDEALAGHGSRIDIVLHADGSVEVRDQARGIPVDIEPRTGLSGVEVVFTKLHAGGKFGGGSYAASGGLHGVGASVVNALSERLDVEVDRGGKTWAMSFHRGEPGVFANGTPDSGFRPFEDRSELRVVGKAARGATGTRIRYWADRQIFTKDAAFSAQELEQRARQTAFLVPGLEIVIRDERAEEPIETSYRFDGGISEFADFLAPDSPITDTWRLTGTGTFTETVPVLQPSGAMVPTELERTCEVDVAVRWGTGYETTSRSFVNIISTPKGGTHQAGFEVGLMKVLRTQVEQNARRLKFGASDKLEKDDILAGLSAVLTVRLPEPQFEGQTKEVLGTPAVRQIVANVITRELTAKFTSPKRDDKAQTALLLEKVVAEMKARISARAHKETQRRKNALESSSLPAKLADCRTSDVEASELFIVEGDSALGTAKLARNSEYQALLPIRGKILNVQKASISDMLSNAECAAIIQVIGAGSGRSFDLETARYGKVILMSDADVDGAHIRTLLLTLFFRYMRPLIDDGRVYAAVPPLHRVVVMNPGTKPNETIYTYSEQELHGLLAKLTKAGKRWQEPVQRYKGLGEMDADQLATTTMDRAGRTLRRVRMQDAEAAASIFELLMGNDVAPRKEFIIDSSDRLARERIDA from the coding sequence GTGACAGCCGAGTACTCCGCCCATCATCTCCAGGTGCTCGAAGGCCTCGAGGCGGTACGCAAGCGGCCCGGCATGTACATCGGCTCGACCGACTCCCGCGGTCTCATGCACTGCCTGTGGGAGATCATCGACAACTCCGTCGACGAGGCCCTGGCCGGGCACGGCTCCCGCATCGATATCGTGCTCCACGCCGACGGCAGTGTCGAGGTCCGCGACCAGGCGCGCGGGATCCCGGTGGACATCGAGCCGCGCACGGGACTGTCGGGCGTGGAGGTCGTCTTCACGAAGCTCCACGCGGGCGGCAAGTTCGGCGGCGGCTCGTACGCCGCATCCGGCGGACTCCACGGTGTGGGAGCATCCGTGGTCAACGCGCTCTCGGAGCGCCTCGACGTCGAGGTCGACCGCGGCGGCAAGACGTGGGCGATGTCGTTCCACCGGGGCGAGCCGGGCGTCTTCGCGAACGGCACCCCGGACTCCGGCTTCCGTCCGTTCGAGGATCGCAGCGAGCTCCGGGTCGTGGGCAAGGCCGCGCGCGGCGCGACCGGCACGCGCATCCGGTACTGGGCCGACCGCCAGATCTTCACGAAGGATGCCGCTTTCAGCGCGCAGGAGCTCGAGCAGCGCGCGCGTCAGACCGCCTTCCTCGTGCCCGGTCTCGAGATCGTCATTCGCGACGAGCGCGCTGAGGAGCCGATAGAGACCAGCTACCGCTTCGACGGCGGCATCTCGGAGTTCGCGGACTTCCTCGCCCCCGACTCACCGATCACCGACACGTGGCGCCTCACCGGAACGGGCACCTTCACCGAGACGGTGCCGGTGCTCCAGCCATCGGGTGCGATGGTTCCCACCGAGCTCGAGCGCACGTGCGAGGTGGATGTCGCGGTGCGGTGGGGAACCGGCTACGAGACGACGTCGCGCTCGTTCGTCAACATCATCTCGACGCCGAAGGGCGGCACGCACCAGGCCGGCTTCGAGGTCGGGCTCATGAAGGTGCTGCGCACCCAGGTCGAGCAGAACGCGCGCCGCCTGAAGTTCGGCGCCTCCGACAAGCTGGAGAAGGACGACATCCTGGCGGGGCTCTCAGCCGTGCTGACGGTGCGCCTGCCCGAGCCGCAGTTCGAGGGCCAGACCAAGGAGGTCCTCGGCACGCCGGCCGTGCGCCAGATCGTCGCCAACGTCATCACCCGCGAGCTCACGGCGAAGTTCACGTCACCCAAGCGCGACGACAAGGCGCAGACGGCGCTCCTGCTCGAGAAGGTCGTCGCAGAGATGAAGGCGCGCATCTCGGCCCGGGCGCACAAAGAGACCCAGCGTCGCAAGAACGCCCTCGAGTCCTCGTCCCTGCCGGCGAAGCTCGCCGACTGCCGCACGAGCGACGTCGAGGCCTCCGAGCTGTTCATCGTCGAGGGCGACTCGGCGCTGGGCACCGCGAAGCTCGCCCGCAACAGCGAGTACCAGGCGCTGCTGCCGATCCGGGGCAAGATCCTCAACGTCCAGAAGGCGTCGATCAGCGACATGCTGTCCAACGCCGAGTGCGCCGCGATCATCCAGGTGATCGGAGCAGGATCGGGCCGCTCGTTCGACCTCGAGACGGCGCGCTACGGCAAGGTGATCCTGATGAGCGACGCCGATGTCGACGGCGCACACATCCGCACGCTGCTCCTGACGCTGTTCTTCCGCTACATGCGACCCCTCATCGACGACGGCCGCGTCTACGCGGCCGTACCGCCGCTGCACCGCGTGGTGGTGATGAACCCCGGCACCAAGCCCAACGAGACGATCTACACATACTCCGAGCAGGAGCTTCACGGACTGCTCGCCAAGCTCACGAAGGCGGGCAAGCGCTGGCAGGAGCCCGTGCAGCGCTACAAGGGCCTCGGTGAGATGGATGCCGACCAGCTGGCGACGACCACGATGGATCGCGCCGGTCGGACCCTGCGGCGCGTGCGAATGCAGGACGCCGAGGCGGCGGCATCCATCTTCGAGCTCCTCATGGGCAACGACGTGGCTCCCCGCAAGGAGTTCATCATCGATTCGAGCGATCGACTCGCGCGCGAGCGCATCGACGCCTGA
- a CDS encoding coenzyme F420-0:L-glutamate ligase — protein MSEANAGKALTVKVEDSSYARIPIRTRVVMPGDDLDAFVREYAGDLVREGDLLFVTEKIVAITQGRSYQLNEIQPRRLARFLSKYVTRTSYGIGLGMPETMEMALRECGAPRILLAAAVSAVTKLFGRRGDFYRVAGYKARSIDGPTAHTIPPYNTAVVLGPAKPKQVAQHVQSLLGVAAQVAVVDINDIGGNILGSTLDSAGEKRLVAILKDNPLGQGHESTPLGIVRKV, from the coding sequence GTGAGCGAGGCGAACGCCGGCAAGGCGCTCACCGTCAAGGTCGAAGACTCTTCGTACGCCCGCATCCCGATCCGCACCCGGGTCGTGATGCCGGGCGACGACCTGGACGCGTTCGTGCGCGAATATGCGGGCGACCTCGTCCGCGAGGGAGACCTGCTCTTCGTCACCGAGAAGATCGTGGCCATCACGCAGGGCCGGTCGTACCAGCTGAACGAGATCCAGCCTCGCCGTCTCGCCCGCTTCCTGTCGAAGTACGTCACGCGCACGAGCTACGGCATCGGCCTCGGCATGCCCGAGACGATGGAGATGGCGCTGCGCGAGTGCGGCGCTCCGCGCATTCTGCTCGCCGCCGCGGTTTCCGCCGTCACGAAGCTCTTCGGGCGACGCGGGGACTTCTACCGGGTCGCCGGCTACAAGGCCCGCTCGATCGATGGTCCGACCGCGCACACCATCCCGCCGTACAACACCGCCGTGGTGCTCGGACCGGCGAAGCCGAAGCAGGTTGCGCAGCACGTGCAGAGCCTCCTCGGCGTGGCCGCACAGGTCGCCGTGGTCGACATCAACGACATCGGCGGGAACATCCTCGGCTCCACGCTGGATTCGGCCGGTGAGAAGCGACTCGTCGCCATCCTGAAGGACAATCCGCTCGGACAGGGCCACGAGTCGACGCCGCTCGGCATCGTTCGCAAGGTCTGA
- a CDS encoding RNA polymerase sigma factor has protein sequence MTSGTNTKARSAAKDTEADETTTATKAPAKTAAAKPAAKKTTTRAKAAPKTASKKAAKDDESEDDVEEIDDVELDADALEEDTDDADAPARPARRGAKAAPVEDGDTAASDDADAEEEDEESTKPVFTEPLPTGAIVISSSDEDDVPVYSTQITGATADPVKDYLKQIGKVPLLNAAEEVELAMRIEAGLFAEEKLSHMSPAEKSSQLGLDLQWVARDGQRAKSHLLGANLRLVVSLAKRYTGRGMQFLDLIQEGNLGLIRAVEKFDYTKGFKFSTYATWWIRQAITRAMADQARTIRIPVHMVEVINKLARVQRQMLQDLGREPTPEELSRELDMTPEKVIEVQKYGREPISLHTPLGEDGDSEFGDLIEDTEAVVPADAVGFTMLQRQLESLLDSLSEREAGVIRMRFGLGDGQPKTLDQIGDTFGVTRERIRQIESKTMAKLRHPSRSQSLRDYLE, from the coding sequence GTGACCTCAGGCACGAACACCAAGGCTCGCTCGGCCGCGAAGGACACCGAAGCGGACGAGACCACCACCGCGACGAAGGCGCCCGCGAAGACAGCGGCGGCCAAGCCTGCCGCGAAGAAGACCACGACGCGCGCCAAGGCAGCGCCGAAGACCGCATCGAAGAAGGCGGCGAAGGACGACGAGTCGGAAGACGACGTCGAGGAGATCGACGACGTCGAACTCGACGCCGACGCCCTCGAGGAAGACACCGACGACGCGGACGCGCCCGCGAGGCCCGCGCGTCGCGGCGCCAAGGCCGCTCCGGTCGAAGACGGCGACACTGCGGCATCCGACGACGCCGATGCCGAGGAAGAGGACGAGGAGAGCACCAAGCCTGTGTTCACCGAGCCACTGCCCACCGGTGCGATCGTCATCTCGTCGAGCGACGAGGACGATGTGCCCGTCTACTCGACGCAGATCACCGGCGCCACCGCCGACCCGGTCAAGGACTACCTGAAGCAGATCGGCAAGGTTCCGCTCCTCAACGCGGCCGAAGAGGTCGAGCTCGCGATGCGCATCGAGGCGGGCCTCTTCGCCGAAGAGAAGCTGTCGCACATGTCTCCGGCCGAGAAGTCCTCGCAGCTGGGTCTCGACCTGCAGTGGGTGGCTCGCGACGGCCAGCGCGCGAAGTCGCACCTGCTCGGCGCGAACCTTCGCCTCGTCGTGTCGCTCGCGAAGCGCTACACGGGTCGCGGCATGCAGTTCCTCGACCTCATCCAGGAGGGCAACCTGGGCCTGATCCGTGCGGTCGAGAAGTTCGACTACACGAAGGGCTTCAAGTTCTCGACCTACGCGACGTGGTGGATCCGTCAGGCCATCACCCGTGCCATGGCCGACCAGGCGCGTACGATCCGTATCCCGGTCCACATGGTCGAGGTCATCAACAAGCTCGCCCGCGTGCAGCGCCAGATGCTCCAGGACCTGGGCCGAGAGCCCACCCCGGAAGAGCTCAGCCGCGAACTCGACATGACCCCCGAGAAGGTCATCGAGGTGCAGAAGTACGGCCGTGAGCCGATCTCGCTGCACACGCCGCTGGGCGAGGACGGTGACAGCGAGTTCGGTGACCTCATCGAGGACACCGAGGCGGTCGTCCCGGCCGACGCCGTCGGCTTCACGATGCTGCAGCGCCAGCTCGAGTCGCTCCTCGATTCGCTCTCTGAGCGTGAGGCGGGCGTGATCCGCATGCGCTTCGGGCTCGGCGACGGTCAGCCCAAGACACTCGACCAGATCGGCGACACGTTCGGCGTCACGCGTGAGCGGATCCGCCAGATCGAGTCGAAGACGATGGCCAAGCTGCGGCATCCGTCACGTTCGCAGTCCCTGCGGGACTACCTCGAGTGA
- a CDS encoding PAC2 family protein, with product MPLSGPLFERSASAPPVPRGLPLVIALTGFTDAGSAVTRVVDYVRDDLAPTPLIVFTNDVLLDYRARRPLISFDQTHLTDYRPPRLELSFAHDALGQPFLVLSGYEPDFAWDAFAAAVVGFVDEFGVSTVTWVHAIPMPVPHTRPIGTTVSGTRTELTEAHSVWQPHTQVPSTAGHLLEYRLAEAGALVAGFVLLVPHYLGDTEYPAAALAALDSITVATGLVFTGEELREENREYLTKVGDQVTGSEELSRMVEGLEERYDAYMAGSTLATPMIHTGDLPSADELAAELERFLATRPTGDDDKRGS from the coding sequence ATGCCCCTCTCCGGCCCGCTGTTCGAGCGTTCCGCGTCTGCGCCTCCCGTGCCGCGGGGCCTCCCGCTGGTGATCGCGCTCACCGGATTCACTGATGCCGGCAGCGCCGTGACCCGGGTCGTGGACTATGTCCGCGACGACCTCGCCCCGACACCGCTGATCGTGTTCACGAACGACGTGCTTCTGGACTACCGTGCTCGCCGGCCGCTGATCTCCTTCGATCAGACGCATCTCACCGACTACCGTCCGCCGCGGCTCGAGCTCTCCTTCGCCCACGACGCCCTCGGGCAGCCGTTCCTCGTGCTCTCGGGGTACGAGCCGGATTTCGCGTGGGACGCCTTCGCAGCCGCAGTGGTCGGCTTCGTCGACGAGTTCGGTGTGTCGACCGTGACCTGGGTGCACGCCATTCCCATGCCGGTGCCCCACACGCGACCGATCGGCACCACGGTGAGCGGTACGCGCACCGAGCTGACGGAGGCGCACTCCGTGTGGCAGCCGCACACGCAGGTTCCCTCGACCGCCGGTCACCTTCTGGAGTATCGGCTCGCCGAGGCAGGCGCGCTCGTGGCCGGCTTCGTGCTGCTCGTGCCTCACTACCTGGGCGACACCGAGTACCCGGCCGCGGCATTGGCCGCGCTCGACAGCATCACCGTCGCGACGGGACTCGTGTTCACCGGTGAAGAGCTCCGCGAAGAGAACCGCGAGTACCTCACCAAGGTCGGCGATCAGGTGACGGGCAGCGAGGAGCTCTCCCGCATGGTGGAAGGGCTCGAGGAGCGATACGACGCCTACATGGCCGGATCCACGCTCGCCACGCCGATGATCCACACCGGCGACCTCCCCAGCGCCGACGAGCTCGCCGCCGAACTCGAGCGCTTTCTGGCGACCCGTCCGACAGGCGACGACGACAAGCGCGGCTCCTGA